A single region of the Erythrobacter sp. HL-111 genome encodes:
- a CDS encoding fasciclin domain-containing protein, with the protein MRLTPNSFKAALLAGIASATGFAALTAAPAAADQHKVAQMETGTIVDIAKSTGMHDTLVEAVVAAELAETLSGPGPITVFAPVDDAFAALPEGTVEALLKPENKGALQAVLTYHAVPGKVTSADLMNLVRQGGGSATLETVQGGTLTAMAMDDEIVITDAAGRQTRVVKADVEASNGMVHATDGVFLPG; encoded by the coding sequence ATGCGCCTGACCCCGAACAGTTTCAAAGCCGCCCTTCTCGCCGGGATCGCCTCGGCGACCGGCTTCGCCGCGCTGACCGCTGCCCCGGCCGCCGCCGATCAGCACAAGGTCGCCCAGATGGAAACCGGCACGATCGTCGACATCGCCAAGAGCACCGGGATGCACGACACGCTGGTCGAGGCGGTCGTTGCCGCCGAACTCGCCGAAACGCTGTCCGGCCCCGGCCCGATCACCGTCTTCGCGCCGGTCGACGACGCTTTCGCGGCGCTGCCCGAAGGAACCGTGGAAGCCCTGCTCAAGCCCGAGAACAAGGGCGCCCTGCAGGCAGTGCTGACCTATCACGCGGTGCCCGGCAAGGTGACCAGCGCCGATCTCATGAACCTCGTCCGTCAGGGCGGGGGCTCGGCCACGCTCGAGACCGTCCAGGGCGGCACGCTCACCGCCATGGCGATGGACGACGAGATCGTGATCACCGACGCCGCCGGGCGCCAGACCAGAGTCGTGAAGGCCGATGTCGAAGCCTCGAACGGCATGGTCCACGCGACCGATGGCGTGTTCCTGCCGGGCTGA
- a CDS encoding anti-sigma factor domain-containing protein, giving the protein MSAGQDMAKGEPGGGPVLAAEYALGLLEGEALLTARGRMASDPAFAAEVRQWEQRLAPLLDEVPPAMPSSEVWQRIEARVNAIRATRAEADRPGGSASDVNVVELKDSLRRWQWTAGLTSLAAAVALALMVFSPENTPAPAPGGAVETPPVAQADPLVATVPIGDTGLRLDVTWIPESERMVIAAIGLTPDGVHDHELWLAPPGGGDLLSLGVVEPGEIRSMKLPQEIGRNLAEGAGLLLTREPLGGKPEGVDAGPVVAEGSFTEV; this is encoded by the coding sequence ATGAGCGCCGGGCAGGACATGGCGAAAGGCGAACCGGGCGGCGGCCCGGTGCTGGCGGCCGAATATGCGCTGGGCCTGCTCGAAGGCGAGGCGCTGCTGACGGCGCGCGGTCGCATGGCGAGCGATCCCGCCTTCGCCGCAGAGGTGCGGCAATGGGAACAGCGGCTCGCCCCACTGCTCGACGAAGTGCCCCCCGCCATGCCGTCGAGCGAGGTGTGGCAGCGGATCGAGGCGCGGGTCAACGCGATCAGGGCCACCCGGGCCGAGGCGGACCGCCCCGGCGGCAGCGCATCGGACGTGAACGTCGTCGAACTGAAGGACAGCCTGCGCCGCTGGCAATGGACTGCCGGGCTGACCTCGCTCGCGGCGGCGGTGGCGCTCGCGCTGATGGTGTTCTCGCCCGAGAACACGCCTGCCCCCGCGCCGGGCGGCGCGGTCGAGACGCCGCCAGTCGCGCAGGCCGATCCGCTGGTCGCGACCGTGCCGATCGGCGACACCGGGCTGCGGCTCGACGTGACCTGGATCCCCGAAAGCGAGCGCATGGTGATCGCCGCGATCGGGCTCACCCCCGACGGCGTGCATGACCACGAGTTGTGGCTCGCCCCGCCGGGCGGCGGCGACCTGCTATCGCTCGGCGTGGTCGAACCGGGCGAGATCCGCAGCATGAAGCTCCCGCAGGAAATCGGTCGCAACCTCGCCGAAGGGGCGGGCCTGCTGCTCACCCGCGAACCGCTGGGCGGCAAGCCCGAAGGCGTCGATGCCGGCCCGGTCGTGGCCGAAGGCTCCTTCACCGAAGTCTGA
- a CDS encoding sigma-70 family RNA polymerase sigma factor: MARRNPSEDAASQAAIARDHLRAAMVRLARGDSAALEEIYAATHVKLYGICLRILGDRKEAEDALQDVYVNLWQRADRYDPDRASPISWLATFARNRAVDRLRVGRVRGGAVGIEEAAPLPDEAPLADDLLIDAERAARVHTCLGTLDDNAATNIRAAFFDGFTYAELASRADVPLGTMKSWIRRGLLRLRECLDKGE; this comes from the coding sequence ATGGCCCGGCGCAACCCTTCCGAGGACGCGGCGAGCCAGGCCGCGATCGCCCGCGACCATCTGCGCGCGGCGATGGTGCGGCTGGCACGCGGCGACAGCGCCGCGCTGGAGGAGATTTACGCCGCCACGCACGTGAAGCTATACGGCATATGCCTGCGTATCTTGGGCGACAGGAAGGAGGCCGAGGACGCCTTGCAGGATGTCTATGTCAATCTCTGGCAGCGGGCCGACCGCTACGATCCCGACCGCGCGAGCCCGATCTCGTGGCTGGCGACCTTCGCGCGCAACCGCGCGGTGGACCGCCTGCGCGTGGGCCGCGTGCGGGGGGGCGCTGTCGGGATTGAGGAGGCCGCGCCCCTGCCCGACGAGGCGCCGCTCGCCGACGACCTGCTGATCGATGCCGAGCGCGCGGCGCGGGTCCATACCTGCCTCGGCACGCTCGACGACAACGCCGCGACCAATATCCGCGCGGCCTTCTTCGACGGGTTCACCTATGCCGAACTGGCGAGCCGCGCCGACGTGCCGCTGGGCACGATGAAAAGCTGGATCCGGCGCGGCCTGCTCAGGCTGCGCGAATGCCTGGACAAGGGCGAATGA
- a CDS encoding cation diffusion facilitator family transporter: MGFAHSHDHSHGHAGPAHSHGHGHGHGHSHAPKDFGPAFAIGVALNTVFVVVEAAAGWLYDSMALLADAGHNLSDVLALLLAWAASEAAKRPPQGRFTYGFKSSTILAALANALLLAIAVGAILLETAHRLFEPSEPQGAVMAIVAGIGVAINSLTALLFMRGQEDLNIKGAYLHMAADALVSLGVVVAGLAIWWSGIALIDPLASLAILAVIAWATWGLARDSVKLGLNAAPAGIDVEEVRRHLGALDGVTAVHDLHVWPMSTTETALTAHLVMPRGEGSDAFLRDAARSLRARFGIGHSTIQVERDETAACEHPC; this comes from the coding sequence ATGGGTTTCGCGCATTCACATGACCATTCGCACGGCCACGCCGGCCCTGCCCATTCGCACGGGCACGGGCATGGGCACGGGCATTCCCATGCGCCGAAGGATTTCGGACCGGCCTTTGCGATCGGCGTCGCGCTCAACACGGTCTTCGTCGTGGTCGAGGCGGCGGCGGGCTGGCTCTACGATTCCATGGCGCTGCTCGCCGATGCGGGGCACAACCTGTCCGACGTGCTCGCCCTGCTGCTCGCCTGGGCCGCGTCCGAAGCCGCCAAGCGCCCGCCGCAGGGCCGCTTCACCTATGGTTTCAAGAGCTCGACCATCCTCGCCGCGCTCGCCAACGCGCTCCTCCTCGCCATCGCGGTCGGGGCGATCCTGCTCGAGACCGCGCATCGGCTGTTCGAACCGTCCGAACCGCAGGGCGCGGTCATGGCGATCGTCGCCGGGATCGGAGTCGCGATCAACTCGTTGACAGCCTTGCTGTTCATGCGCGGCCAGGAGGATCTGAACATCAAGGGGGCCTATCTTCACATGGCGGCCGATGCGCTCGTCTCGCTGGGCGTGGTCGTCGCGGGGCTCGCGATCTGGTGGAGCGGCATCGCCCTGATCGATCCGCTCGCCAGCCTCGCCATCCTCGCGGTGATCGCCTGGGCGACCTGGGGTCTCGCGCGCGACAGCGTGAAGCTCGGGCTCAACGCGGCGCCCGCGGGGATCGACGTCGAGGAAGTGCGTCGCCACCTCGGCGCGCTCGACGGGGTGACGGCGGTGCACGATCTGCACGTCTGGCCCATGTCCACCACCGAAACCGCGCTCACCGCCCACCTCGTCATGCCGCGGGGCGAAGGCTCGGACGCCTTCCTGCGCGACGCCGCCCGTTCGCTGCGCGCGCGGTTCGGCATCGGCCATTCGACCATCCAGGTCGAGCGCGACGAAACCGCGGCCTGCGAGCACCCCTGCTGA
- the mtgA gene encoding monofunctional biosynthetic peptidoglycan transglycosylase — protein MLLTLARIAAKIIVGFVALTVLLVLVFKWIPVPVTATMVMDENGITKDWESLAGIDPNLVYAVIAAEDSKFCEHSGFDTEAIEQALREREETGRVRGASTISQQTAKNVFLWQGGGWFRKGLEAWFTFWIELVWGKARIMEVYLNVAETGIGTYGAEAGAQRYFGHSAARLTPDEASRMAAALPAPKKREVRSPSGWLARHGNSIERRIGIVRRDGLAACVYG, from the coding sequence ATGCTCCTCACCCTCGCGCGCATTGCCGCGAAGATCATCGTCGGCTTCGTCGCGCTCACGGTGCTGCTGGTGCTGGTTTTCAAGTGGATTCCCGTCCCCGTCACCGCGACCATGGTGATGGACGAGAACGGCATCACGAAGGATTGGGAAAGCCTCGCGGGCATCGACCCGAACCTCGTCTATGCCGTCATCGCCGCGGAGGATTCGAAGTTCTGCGAACATTCCGGCTTCGACACCGAGGCGATCGAACAGGCGCTGCGCGAGCGCGAGGAAACCGGCCGCGTGCGCGGGGCCTCCACGATCAGCCAGCAGACCGCCAAGAACGTCTTCCTGTGGCAGGGCGGCGGCTGGTTCCGAAAGGGCCTCGAAGCGTGGTTCACCTTCTGGATCGAGCTTGTCTGGGGCAAGGCCCGCATCATGGAAGTCTATCTCAACGTCGCCGAAACCGGCATCGGAACCTACGGCGCCGAAGCCGGGGCGCAGCGCTATTTCGGCCATTCCGCCGCCCGCCTCACCCCCGACGAGGCGAGCCGCATGGCCGCCGCGCTGCCAGCTCCGAAAAAGCGCGAGGTGCGCTCCCCCTCCGGCTGGCTTGCCCGGCACGGCAACAGCATCGAACGGCGCATCGGGATCGTCAGGCGTGACGGGCTCGCCGCCTGCGTCTATGGATAG
- the rpoH gene encoding RNA polymerase sigma factor RpoH has product MTKTPSVPALSGEQSLNRYLSEIKKYPVLTAEQEYMLAKRYQEHEDPEAAAQLVSSHLRLVAKIAMGYRGYGLPVSDLISEGNVGLMQGVKKFEPDRGFRLATYAMWWIKASIQEFILRSWSLVKMGTTAAQKKLFFNLRRMKKQLEAYEDTDLSPQDVKKIATDLGVPEQEVINMNRRMMMGGDGSLNTPMRGGEEGSGEWQDWLTDDRPLQDELVAEAEEADVRHEMLIEAMEALNEREKHILTERRLTDKPQTLEELSQVYDVSRERIRQIEVRAFEKLQKAMQRIAGERLLPGVA; this is encoded by the coding sequence ATTACCAAGACCCCCTCGGTCCCGGCGCTCAGCGGAGAGCAGAGCCTCAACCGCTACCTGTCCGAGATCAAGAAATATCCCGTCCTCACGGCCGAGCAGGAATACATGCTGGCCAAGCGTTACCAGGAACATGAGGATCCCGAAGCCGCCGCGCAACTGGTCTCCAGCCACCTGCGGCTCGTGGCCAAGATCGCGATGGGCTATCGCGGCTACGGCCTGCCCGTGTCCGACCTCATTTCCGAAGGCAACGTGGGCCTGATGCAGGGCGTCAAGAAATTCGAACCCGATCGCGGCTTCCGCCTCGCGACCTACGCGATGTGGTGGATCAAGGCGTCGATCCAGGAATTCATCCTGCGCTCGTGGAGCCTCGTGAAAATGGGCACGACCGCCGCGCAGAAGAAGCTGTTCTTCAACCTCAGGCGGATGAAGAAGCAGCTCGAAGCCTACGAGGACACCGACCTCAGCCCTCAAGACGTGAAAAAGATCGCGACCGATCTCGGCGTGCCCGAACAGGAAGTGATCAACATGAACCGCCGGATGATGATGGGCGGGGACGGCTCGCTCAACACGCCGATGCGCGGGGGCGAAGAAGGCTCGGGCGAATGGCAGGACTGGCTGACCGACGACCGCCCGCTGCAGGACGAACTCGTCGCCGAGGCCGAGGAAGCCGACGTGCGCCACGAAATGCTGATCGAGGCGATGGAAGCCCTCAACGAGCGCGAGAAGCACATCCTCACCGAACGGCGCCTGACGGACAAGCCGCAGACGCTCGAGGAGCTGTCGCAGGTCTACGACGTGTCGCGCGAACGCATCCGCCAGATCGAGGTGCGCGCCTTCGAGAAACTGCAGAAGGCGATGCAGCGGATCGCGGGCGAAAGGCTGCTGCCGGGCGTCGCGTAA
- a CDS encoding RluA family pseudouridine synthase, protein MSEREIITGTIAAPDRLDKALAEASGLSRARVQALIGQGAVEVGAATASGASAKVAAGTPFRITLPPAARPEARPQAIPLAIAYEDEHLLVVDKPAGMVVHPAAGNLDGTLVNALLHHCGPGLSGIGGVARPGIVHRIDKDTSGLVVVAKTDAAHEGLAAQFAEHSVHRRYLAVTGGVPRPVEGTIAGRIGRSDANRKKMAVLAEGSSRGKHAVTHYRVLRAFAHAALAECRLETGRTHQVRVHCASIGHALLGDPLYGSTPKPLRPLIARLGFARQALHAAELGFMHPILRKRVRFESILPPDMQELIDELDRFDR, encoded by the coding sequence GTGTCAGAGCGCGAAATCATCACCGGCACCATTGCCGCTCCCGACCGGCTCGACAAGGCGCTGGCCGAAGCGAGCGGGCTCAGCCGCGCGCGGGTGCAGGCGCTGATCGGCCAGGGCGCGGTCGAGGTCGGCGCCGCAACGGCGAGCGGCGCCTCGGCCAAGGTCGCGGCGGGCACGCCCTTCCGCATCACGCTTCCCCCGGCGGCCCGGCCCGAGGCCCGCCCGCAGGCGATCCCGCTCGCCATCGCCTACGAGGACGAGCACCTCCTCGTGGTCGACAAGCCCGCCGGCATGGTCGTCCACCCGGCGGCGGGCAATCTGGACGGCACGCTCGTCAACGCGCTGCTGCACCATTGCGGGCCGGGTCTTTCGGGGATCGGCGGGGTCGCGCGGCCCGGCATCGTCCACCGGATCGACAAGGACACCTCGGGCCTTGTCGTGGTCGCCAAGACCGACGCCGCGCACGAAGGCCTTGCCGCGCAATTCGCCGAACATTCGGTCCATCGCCGCTATCTTGCCGTGACCGGAGGCGTGCCGCGCCCGGTCGAGGGCACGATCGCGGGCCGGATCGGCCGCTCGGACGCGAACCGCAAGAAGATGGCGGTGCTCGCCGAGGGCAGTTCGCGCGGCAAGCACGCGGTCACGCATTACCGTGTCCTGCGCGCGTTCGCCCACGCCGCGCTGGCCGAATGCCGGCTGGAGACCGGCCGCACTCACCAGGTGCGCGTTCACTGTGCGTCAATCGGCCACGCGCTATTGGGGGATCCGCTCTACGGGAGCACTCCGAAACCCCTCAGGCCCCTGATCGCCCGGCTCGGCTTCGCCCGCCAGGCGCTCCATGCGGCCGAGTTGGGTTTCATGCACCCGATCTTGCGCAAAAGGGTCCGTTTCGAGAGCATTCTGCCGCCCGACATGCAGGAACTGATCGACGAACTGGATCGTTTTGATCGATGA
- a CDS encoding M67 family metallopeptidase, with amino-acid sequence MTRRAADAMLAAARAAHPFEACGILLGAGSRIDAFVPAANVHPDPARRFEIDPQALIDAHRAARAGGPALVGYFHSHPQGPAAPSATDRAMAAGDGRIWAIAGGDAGVCDLAFFRAAQDGFETLCSAIIEG; translated from the coding sequence GTGACAAGACGGGCGGCGGACGCGATGCTGGCGGCGGCGCGCGCGGCGCATCCGTTCGAGGCCTGCGGGATCCTGCTCGGTGCGGGCTCGCGGATCGACGCCTTCGTCCCTGCGGCCAATGTCCACCCCGACCCCGCGCGCCGTTTCGAGATCGACCCCCAGGCCCTGATCGATGCCCACCGTGCCGCGCGCGCCGGCGGGCCCGCCCTCGTCGGCTATTTCCACTCGCACCCGCAAGGCCCGGCCGCGCCGTCCGCCACCGACCGCGCGATGGCGGCTGGGGACGGGCGGATCTGGGCCATCGCGGGAGGGGACGCGGGGGTGTGCGACCTCGCCTTCTTCCGCGCCGCGCAAGACGGTTTCGAGACGCTTTGCAGCGCGATAATCGAAGGCTAA
- a CDS encoding histidine phosphotransferase family protein produces MTSQTDLAALLCSRLCHDLLSPVGALSNGLELLADEQDPEMRERCIELLEASAKISTDKLKFFRLAFGAAGGFGESVPIEEAQQVIGALAGEARKVEIQWAMATSSLPKPAIKVLLNLSQIALDALVRGGRLDIGTERLEGNIEIVARATGPRIAFDEAIGRALQDELQPGELTSRTAAAHMIALLADELGGGLQYRLTEEALVLGAVIPEPDGMIG; encoded by the coding sequence ATGACCTCGCAGACCGATCTCGCGGCGCTTTTGTGTTCGCGCCTGTGCCATGACTTGCTCTCTCCGGTCGGCGCGCTCTCGAACGGGCTCGAACTGCTCGCCGACGAGCAGGACCCGGAAATGCGCGAACGCTGCATCGAACTGCTCGAGGCGAGCGCGAAGATCAGCACCGACAAGCTCAAGTTCTTCCGCCTCGCTTTCGGCGCCGCCGGGGGCTTTGGCGAAAGCGTCCCGATCGAGGAGGCGCAGCAGGTAATCGGCGCGCTCGCGGGCGAGGCGCGGAAGGTGGAGATCCAGTGGGCCATGGCGACAAGCAGCCTGCCCAAGCCCGCGATCAAGGTGCTGCTCAACCTTTCCCAGATCGCGCTCGATGCGCTGGTGCGCGGCGGCCGGCTCGACATCGGGACGGAACGGCTGGAAGGCAATATCGAGATCGTGGCCCGCGCCACCGGCCCGCGCATCGCCTTCGACGAGGCGATCGGCCGCGCATTGCAGGACGAACTGCAACCGGGCGAGCTGACCAGCCGCACCGCGGCGGCGCACATGATCGCGCTGCTCGCCGACGAGCTCGGCGGCGGGCTGCAATACCGCCTCACCGAAGAGGCGCTGGTGCTGGGCGCGGTGATCCCCGAACCCGACGGAATGATCGGGTGA
- a CDS encoding N-acetylmuramoyl-L-alanine amidase, which produces MRGGELVHAIVPSPNFNERALPITMVVLHYTEMQPVEQALGKLINPESGVSAHYLISETGTVTQLVPERKRAWHAGVSCWRGITDVNSASIGIELDHPGHAGGYREFREAQFRALVPLLAAIVEDHDIPRANVVGHSDVAPARKIDPGELFPWDRLAEYGLCLPKPEKLDLGDPFQNDGAFMLALERFGYDITDATAAVEAFQRRWRPELIDGAIDGQIGAILFQLLLDRDRGLTR; this is translated from the coding sequence ATGCGCGGGGGCGAGCTGGTCCATGCCATCGTTCCCTCGCCCAATTTCAACGAGCGCGCGCTGCCGATCACGATGGTGGTGCTGCACTACACCGAGATGCAGCCGGTCGAACAGGCCCTGGGCAAGCTCATCAATCCCGAATCCGGCGTTTCGGCGCATTACCTCATCAGCGAGACCGGCACCGTCACCCAGCTCGTGCCCGAAAGGAAACGCGCCTGGCACGCCGGGGTGTCCTGCTGGCGCGGGATCACCGACGTCAATTCGGCGAGCATCGGGATCGAGCTCGACCATCCGGGCCACGCCGGGGGCTACCGCGAATTCAGGGAGGCCCAGTTCCGGGCGCTCGTCCCGCTGCTGGCCGCGATCGTGGAGGATCACGACATCCCGCGCGCCAACGTCGTCGGCCATTCCGACGTCGCGCCCGCGCGCAAGATCGATCCGGGCGAGCTGTTTCCGTGGGACCGGCTGGCCGAATACGGGCTGTGCCTGCCCAAGCCGGAAAAGCTCGACCTCGGCGACCCGTTCCAGAACGACGGGGCCTTCATGCTCGCGCTGGAGCGGTTCGGTTACGACATCACCGATGCGACCGCGGCGGTCGAGGCGTTCCAGCGGCGCTGGCGGCCCGAACTGATCGACGGGGCGATCGACGGACAGATCGGCGCGATCCTGTTCCAGCTCCTGCTCGACCGCGACCGCGGCCTGACGCGATAG
- a CDS encoding UDP-glucose/GDP-mannose dehydrogenase family protein: MKIAMVGSGYVGLVSGACFADFGHDVVCIDKDQAKIDRLHEGVMPIYEPGLDALVESNVKAGRLAFTTSLAEGIKGADAIFIAVGTPSRRGDGHADLTFVHAVAKEVGEKLANDAVVVTKSTVPVGTGDEVERIIGETGTPHKVSVVSNPEFLREGAAIGDFKRPDRIVIGAEDEFGKQVMSEVYRPLFLNESPILFTSRRTSELIKYAANAFLATKITFINEMADLCEKVGANVQDVSRGIGMDGRIGPKFLHAGPGYGGSCFPKDTLALLKTSEDYDSPTRIIEAVVKTNESRKRAMGRKVVDALGGAEAARGRKVALLGLTFKPNTDDMRDSPSIAIAQTLHDAGVEVAAYDPEGMELARPLMPEVTMCKDPYEAITGADATVIVTEWDAFRALDLKRMKELAKAPVLVDLRNIYNPEDVRAAGFAYTSVGRV, translated from the coding sequence ATGAAGATCGCGATGGTGGGTTCGGGCTATGTCGGGCTCGTATCTGGCGCCTGTTTCGCCGATTTCGGGCATGACGTGGTCTGCATCGACAAGGACCAAGCCAAGATCGACCGCCTGCACGAAGGCGTGATGCCGATCTACGAGCCCGGGCTCGACGCGCTGGTCGAAAGCAACGTCAAGGCCGGGCGGCTCGCCTTCACCACCAGCCTCGCCGAGGGCATCAAGGGCGCCGACGCGATCTTCATCGCGGTCGGAACGCCCAGCCGCCGAGGCGATGGCCATGCCGACCTCACCTTCGTCCACGCCGTTGCGAAGGAAGTCGGCGAGAAGCTTGCGAACGATGCTGTCGTCGTCACTAAGTCCACAGTCCCGGTCGGCACCGGTGACGAGGTCGAGCGGATCATCGGCGAGACCGGGACGCCGCACAAGGTCTCGGTCGTCTCCAATCCCGAGTTCCTGCGCGAAGGCGCCGCGATCGGCGACTTCAAGCGGCCCGACCGCATCGTGATCGGGGCCGAGGACGAGTTCGGCAAGCAGGTGATGAGCGAGGTCTACCGCCCGCTGTTCCTGAACGAATCGCCGATCCTGTTCACTTCGCGGCGCACCAGCGAGCTGATCAAATACGCCGCCAACGCCTTCCTCGCGACCAAGATCACCTTCATCAACGAGATGGCGGATTTGTGCGAGAAGGTCGGCGCGAACGTGCAGGACGTCAGCCGCGGGATCGGGATGGATGGCCGCATCGGCCCGAAATTCCTCCACGCTGGCCCCGGCTATGGCGGATCGTGCTTCCCCAAGGACACGCTGGCCCTCCTCAAGACCTCCGAGGATTACGACAGCCCCACCCGCATCATCGAGGCGGTGGTCAAGACCAATGAAAGCCGCAAGCGCGCGATGGGCCGCAAGGTCGTCGACGCGCTCGGCGGGGCGGAGGCGGCGCGCGGCAGGAAGGTCGCCCTCCTTGGCCTGACCTTCAAGCCGAACACCGACGACATGAGGGACAGCCCCTCGATCGCGATCGCGCAGACGCTGCACGATGCCGGGGTCGAGGTCGCGGCCTATGATCCCGAAGGCATGGAACTCGCCCGCCCGCTGATGCCCGAGGTCACGATGTGCAAGGACCCCTACGAGGCGATCACCGGCGCCGATGCGACCGTGATCGTGACCGAGTGGGACGCCTTCCGCGCGCTCGATCTCAAGCGGATGAAGGAGCTGGCCAAGGCGCCGGTGCTGGTCGACCTCAGGAACATCTACAACCCCGAGGACGTGCGCGCGGCGGGGTTCGCCTATACCAGCGTCGGGCGGGTCTAG
- a CDS encoding metallophosphoesterase family protein — MLNALKDFFRPAPAVPAPRVPAGTRYYVIGDIHGRLDLFETMVDAIEADLARADIDEARIILLGDLVDRGPDSAGVLALTRDWQARRNVRVLAGNHEEMFLQAFEKPEILRHFLKHGGRETILSYGLSRKRFNTLELEELFEFLPELVSRKERDYIASFEEMIVAGDYVFVHAGVDPARPLDEQKRSDLLWIRDRFLDHEGPLEKVVVHGHTIFDRVMDCGNRIGIDTGAFRSGVLTALVLEGDQRRVIQTCREDSGPVEIFHGDRAR, encoded by the coding sequence ATGCTGAACGCGCTCAAGGACTTCTTTCGCCCCGCCCCGGCCGTTCCCGCCCCGCGGGTCCCGGCCGGCACGCGCTATTACGTCATCGGCGATATCCACGGCCGGCTCGACCTGTTCGAGACGATGGTCGACGCGATCGAGGCGGACCTTGCCCGGGCCGACATCGACGAAGCGCGCATCATCCTCCTGGGCGACCTTGTCGACCGCGGGCCAGACAGCGCGGGCGTGCTTGCCCTGACCCGGGATTGGCAGGCCCGGCGCAACGTCCGCGTGCTCGCCGGCAATCACGAGGAAATGTTCCTCCAGGCCTTCGAAAAGCCCGAAATCCTGCGCCATTTCCTCAAGCACGGCGGGCGCGAGACGATCCTGTCCTACGGCCTTTCGCGCAAGCGGTTCAACACGCTCGAGCTGGAGGAATTGTTCGAATTCCTGCCCGAACTCGTCTCCCGGAAGGAGCGCGACTACATCGCCTCCTTCGAAGAGATGATCGTCGCGGGCGATTACGTTTTCGTCCATGCCGGGGTCGATCCCGCCCGCCCGCTCGACGAGCAGAAGCGCAGCGACCTTTTGTGGATCCGCGACCGCTTCCTCGACCACGAGGGCCCGCTGGAAAAGGTGGTGGTGCACGGCCACACGATTTTCGACCGGGTGATGGATTGCGGCAACCGAATCGGAATCGACACTGGCGCTTTCCGCTCGGGTGTGCTTACGGCCCTCGTGCTCGAGGGCGACCAGCGGCGGGTCATCCAGACCTGCCGCGAGGATTCGGGGCCGGTGGAAATCTTCCACGGGGACAGGGCGCGATAG
- a CDS encoding TorF family putative porin, which yields MRTATRAGMERPARPEGRKPAGRRRAFTWSIPAAFAALAAAPAGASGSESPVAEVPREQDERAAPVLVAPARAPIGGEDGGWGAGGGEGRAASAISGGGLTVSANATIASAYRFRGIDLSGGDPALQGGIDIAHDSGFYAGTFATTIDDDTTGYGGFELDLYAGWSGDVAEGLDANLGVIAYTFPDAPAGDFDYVELYGSLGFTLGPARAVVGGAWDVGRDGLAFGGVRRDNLYLYTDLSAGVPGTPVTVNAHLGYTDGAVDFAGENVSLDWSLGADWAIRDTPLVLGVAYVDAADDVAPPGAFNPTSGTVLATLTAYF from the coding sequence GTGAGGACAGCGACGAGAGCGGGGATGGAACGACCGGCGCGCCCGGAAGGCCGCAAGCCTGCCGGGCGCCGGCGCGCCTTCACGTGGTCCATTCCGGCGGCATTCGCCGCGCTCGCCGCCGCTCCCGCGGGCGCTTCGGGGAGCGAATCGCCTGTGGCGGAGGTGCCGCGGGAGCAGGACGAACGCGCCGCGCCGGTCCTCGTCGCTCCGGCCCGCGCGCCGATCGGCGGCGAAGACGGGGGATGGGGCGCGGGAGGGGGCGAAGGGCGCGCGGCAAGCGCCATCTCGGGCGGGGGCCTCACCGTCAGCGCCAACGCGACGATCGCGAGCGCATACCGCTTTCGCGGGATCGACCTGTCGGGCGGCGACCCGGCGTTGCAGGGCGGCATCGACATCGCGCACGATTCGGGCTTCTACGCCGGCACCTTCGCCACCACGATCGACGACGACACGACCGGCTATGGCGGCTTCGAACTCGACCTCTACGCCGGTTGGAGCGGCGACGTGGCGGAGGGGCTCGACGCCAATCTCGGCGTCATCGCCTACACCTTTCCCGACGCGCCGGCGGGCGACTTCGATTATGTCGAGCTTTACGGCTCGCTCGGCTTCACGCTCGGCCCGGCGCGCGCGGTCGTGGGCGGGGCGTGGGACGTCGGCCGCGACGGGCTCGCCTTCGGCGGGGTGCGGCGCGACAACCTTTATCTCTACACCGACCTGTCGGCGGGCGTTCCGGGGACGCCGGTGACGGTCAACGCGCATCTCGGCTACACCGACGGGGCCGTGGATTTCGCAGGCGAGAACGTGTCGCTCGACTGGTCGCTGGGCGCGGACTGGGCGATCCGGGACACGCCGCTGGTGCTCGGCGTCGCCTATGTCGACGCGGCCGACGATGTCGCGCCGCCGGGCGCCTTCAATCCGACCTCGGGGACCGTTCTCGCCACGCTGACGGCCTATTTCTGA